The proteins below are encoded in one region of Molothrus aeneus isolate 106 chromosome 32, BPBGC_Maene_1.0, whole genome shotgun sequence:
- the SPX gene encoding spexin → MKGLQKPSASALALLLAASFITFSWSAPQAHFQRRNWTPQAMLYLKGAQGRRFIADESQRKDLYDRVQLETRSHNTNPLSLSEAAVLFLNSLQKAQEVEEENSEHPGYLTDSLIKW, encoded by the exons ATGAAG gggctgcagaaacCCTCAGcatctgccctggcactgctcctggCAGCGTCCTTCATCACCTTCTCCTGGAGTGCCCCTCAG GCTCATTTTCAAAGGAGAAACTGGACTCCTCAGGCCATGCTGTATTTGAAGGGTGCAC AGGGACGTCGCTTCATCGCAGATGAGAGCCAGAGGAAGGACCTGTATGACAGAGTGCAGCTGG AAACACGCAGCCATAACACAAATCCTTTATCCCTTTctgaagctgctgtgctgttcctTAATTCCTTACAGAAAGCACAGGAAG tggaagaagaaaacagtgaaCATCCTGGCTACTTGACAGACAGTCTAATAAAGtggtga